From Symbiobacterium terraclitae:
TGAAATCGAGTAGGCCGTAGGGTCGCCCTACGACCTCTCACAACACCGGACATGCGGGTCACGCATCCGGCGTTTCGTCAAGCGCTCCGAGTCGATTCGTAGCTTTCCTTCAGGCTCTTGAGCCCTTGGGCTTGCCAGTAGGCAAGCCCGAGGGCTTTATGCATCTGGGGGGTGTGCGCTGCTCGCCAGGGTCCCGCCTGCATCCATGCCGCCTTTCGGGCAGGCCCAGGGTTCAGGCCCAGGCGTCTCAGTTCACGGTAGCGGGTTCGGCCCCGCTTCCACTGCTTCCAGAGGCACATCCGCAGGCGACTCCGTATCCACTGATCCATCTCAGCGAATACGCTGGGCGTCTCGGCAAGGCGGAAGTACGCCAGCCATCCTCCCAGGTATGCGTTGAGTCGGCGGATTCGTTCGTTGGGTGCCAGCGGTCGTGTCCGGTTGGTTATCTCACGGATTTTCGCCGTGAACCGCTCCTTCGTCTTCGGGGCGAGGCGAATGCGGACCCGCTTCCCTGGCAGGAAGCTGAACCCCAGAAACTTGCGTTTCCATGGGCGGTCCACCGCACTCTTCTCCTCGTTGACCTTGAGCTTCAGCCGGCCCTCCAGAAGCCGCCTCATGCCCTGCATGACTCGCTCTCCGGCCCGCTTGCTCCGCACATAGACATTGCAGTCGTCGGCGTAGCGGGCGAACCGGTGCCCGCGGCTCTCCAGTTCCTTGTCCAGGTCGTCCAGCAGGATGTTGGCCAGCAAGGGGCTGAGCGGTCCGCCCTGCGGCGTCCCCTCCTCCGTCCTTACCTTGACCCCTCCCTCCATGACGCCTGCTTCCAGGTACCGGCGGATCAGCCGCAGCACTCGCTTGTCCCGCACCTTCCTTGCTACCCGCGCCATGAGCACGTCGTGGTTGACCCGGTCGAAGAACTGGGCCAAGTCCACATCGACTACCCATGTGAACCCCTCTTCGATGTGGTTCCGGGCCGCTCTGACCGCATCGTGTGCGCTTCTGCCAGGGCGGAATCCGTAGCTGCTCTCCGAGAAGTTCGGGTCGAAGATGGGCGTGAGAACCTGAGACAGCGCCTGCTGGATCAGACGGTCGAGCACGGTCGGAACGCCCAGGAGTCGCTTGCCGCCTTGGGGTTTCGGGATTTCGACCCTTCGGACTGGCTGCGGCTCATAAGTCCCGTTCAGCAGTTCGGTCCG
This genomic window contains:
- the ltrA gene encoding group II intron reverse transcriptase/maturase; the encoded protein is MEQMVERSNMLAALKRVERNGGSPGVDGMETKDLRPYLRQHWERIRTELLNGTYEPQPVRRVEIPKPQGGKRLLGVPTVLDRLIQQALSQVLTPIFDPNFSESSYGFRPGRSAHDAVRAARNHIEEGFTWVVDVDLAQFFDRVNHDVLMARVARKVRDKRVLRLIRRYLEAGVMEGGVKVRTEEGTPQGGPLSPLLANILLDDLDKELESRGHRFARYADDCNVYVRSKRAGERVMQGMRRLLEGRLKLKVNEEKSAVDRPWKRKFLGFSFLPGKRVRIRLAPKTKERFTAKIREITNRTRPLAPNERIRRLNAYLGGWLAYFRLAETPSVFAEMDQWIRSRLRMCLWKQWKRGRTRYRELRRLGLNPGPARKAAWMQAGPWRAAHTPQMHKALGLAYWQAQGLKSLKESYESTRSA